Proteins from one Streptomyces cynarae genomic window:
- a CDS encoding site-specific integrase: METVPTTVETAVSAVVPASRTGGLSAEARAAVEEGIPAETRRGYAGDWARFTAWCASTGRQALPATGDTLTEYMTHLKGQDKSPATMDRALASIAVAHAAAELPKPSTTGARRVLKGHETERKKSKDPRRRPRRAAAATPPVPRKMVAATDTTAAIGRRDVAALLLGFALAAHRSELRLLDWADLEEVEEGLAVEVWRPKVNHTGPLGVPYGSNPATCPVRALRAWRQCLLDHGRQAAAPLFLRIDRHGRIVHPMRRNGQPIGDPTGRITGEGIGDAVTRAAARAHLTAPTELRDRRSPAGRSGLLRPAKRGAPRLHCAFLTCRQQVTCGFTLRVAATST; the protein is encoded by the coding sequence GTGGAGACCGTGCCCACCACCGTGGAGACCGCCGTCTCCGCCGTCGTCCCGGCGAGCCGGACGGGTGGGCTGTCGGCGGAGGCCCGCGCCGCGGTCGAGGAGGGCATCCCCGCCGAGACCCGCCGCGGATACGCTGGCGACTGGGCCCGGTTCACCGCCTGGTGCGCGAGCACCGGCCGCCAGGCCCTGCCTGCGACTGGCGACACCCTCACCGAGTACATGACCCACCTGAAGGGCCAGGACAAGAGCCCGGCCACCATGGACCGGGCGCTGGCCTCCATCGCCGTCGCGCACGCCGCCGCCGAACTGCCCAAGCCCTCCACCACCGGCGCCCGCCGCGTGCTCAAAGGCCACGAGACCGAGCGCAAGAAGAGCAAGGACCCCCGCCGCCGGCCCCGCCGGGCGGCCGCCGCCACCCCGCCCGTGCCCCGCAAGATGGTCGCCGCCACCGACACCACCGCGGCGATCGGCCGCCGGGATGTGGCCGCCCTGCTGCTCGGCTTCGCCCTGGCCGCGCACCGCTCCGAACTGCGGCTGCTGGACTGGGCCGACCTCGAGGAGGTCGAGGAGGGCCTGGCCGTCGAGGTCTGGCGCCCGAAGGTCAACCACACCGGTCCGCTGGGGGTGCCGTACGGCTCCAACCCGGCCACCTGCCCCGTCCGCGCGCTCCGGGCCTGGCGCCAGTGCCTGCTCGACCACGGCCGCCAGGCGGCCGCCCCGCTGTTCCTGCGCATCGACCGGCACGGCCGCATCGTCCACCCGATGCGCCGCAACGGCCAGCCGATCGGCGACCCCACCGGCCGGATCACCGGCGAGGGCATCGGGGACGCGGTGACCCGGGCCGCTGCCCGCGCCCACCTGACCGCCCCCACCGAGCTGCGAGATCGCCGCTCGCCCGCCGGGCGGAGCGGACTCCTGCGGCCGGCGAAACGAGGAGCGCCCCGGCTGCACTGCGCCTTCCTGACGTGCCGCCAGCAGGTGACCTGCGGATTCACACTTCGCGTCGCTGCTACGTCGACGTAG
- a CDS encoding IS5 family transposase (programmed frameshift) yields the protein MTDLIERLVPDELWTLFRRVVPPTEVIRPQGGGRRRAGDRECLAAIIFVATSGCTWRQLPPVFGPAWPTVYRRFAQWSQDRVWARLHRVLLDELGARGDLDWSRCAIDSVSLRAAKGPLTGPNPTDRGKNGSKIHLITDRNGLPLSLGISGANMHDSLGLKPLVRGIPPIRSRRGPRRRRPAKLHADKGYDYDHLRRRLRKRGIRHRIARKGIESSQRLGRHRWVVERTVSWLAGCRRLHRRYERKAEHFLAFVGIAAALISYRRLTN from the exons ATGACGGATCTGATTGAGCGGTTGGTGCCGGATGAGTTATGGACGCTGTTCCGGCGGGTGGTTCCGCCGACGGAGGTCATACGTCCGCAGGGCGGCGGCCGACGGCGGGCGGGTGACCGTGAATGCCTGGCGGCGATCATCTTCGTGGCCACCTCGGGGTGCACCTGGCGGCAGTTGCCCCCGGTGTTCGGGCCGGCCTGGCCGACGGTCTACCGACGCTTCGCCCAGTGGAGCCAGGACCGGGTCTGGGCCCGGCTGCACCGTGTTCTCCTGGACGAGCTCGGCGCCAGAGGCGATCTGGACTGGTCGCGGTGCGCCATCGACTCCGTCAGTCTCAGGGCCGCAAAA GGGCCACTGACCGGACCGAATCCGACCGACCGCGGCAAGAACGGATCGAAGATCCACCTGATCACGGACCGGAACGGTCTGCCTCTGTCGCTGGGCATCTCCGGCGCCAACATGCACGACAGCCTCGGCCTGAAACCGCTGGTCCGGGGAATCCCACCGATCCGCTCCCGGCGCGGACCACGCCGCCGGCGACCGGCCAAGCTCCACGCCGACAAGGGCTACGACTACGACCACCTGCGCCGACGGCTCCGCAAGCGCGGCATCCGCCACCGCATCGCCCGCAAAGGCATCGAGTCCTCACAGCGGCTGGGTCGGCACCGCTGGGTCGTCGAAAGGACGGTGTCCTGGCTCGCCGGCTGCCGACGCCTGCACCGCCGCTACGAGCGCAAGGCCGAACACTTCCTCGCCTTCGTCGGCATCGCCGCAGCCCTCATCAGCTACCGCCGACTCACCAACTGA
- a CDS encoding helix-turn-helix domain-containing protein: MSTTDIVSGMTNHEPPDHENLLGARRSRVRRTVGRFFDPYRLHPRVLDALSEVCRLHEGISSEKDTVLSSAVSRRSMRCIFLLRGCVVVQALQGTPRLWRGRAFFGTSHVWREGTGVLENPQLVTRGAFTALSVPGGVLHDVLAREPTLGMALLRMTFEQQQVMEAVYGASTDAPLLRVAALLDYLATPRPVVVKAEDGRRVVTPQRKLAIEGPSQTDIADCLGLGRATVEKALATLRQEGALRSSTPGKRKNRYYEIADLDHLRLISMGAVSTKIS; the protein is encoded by the coding sequence ATGTCCACCACCGACATCGTCAGCGGCATGACCAACCACGAGCCGCCGGACCACGAGAACCTCCTCGGGGCGAGGAGGAGCCGGGTCCGGCGCACCGTGGGCCGCTTCTTCGATCCGTACCGCCTGCACCCCCGGGTCCTCGATGCCCTTTCCGAAGTCTGCAGACTCCACGAAGGCATCTCCTCGGAGAAGGACACCGTGCTCTCCAGCGCGGTGTCTCGCAGGAGCATGAGGTGCATCTTCCTCCTCCGTGGATGCGTGGTGGTGCAAGCCCTCCAGGGGACGCCTCGCTTGTGGAGGGGGCGAGCCTTCTTCGGAACCAGCCATGTGTGGCGGGAGGGCACCGGAGTTCTTGAGAACCCCCAGCTCGTGACCCGCGGCGCGTTCACCGCTCTATCCGTTCCTGGGGGGGTGCTCCACGACGTGCTCGCTCGGGAGCCCACTCTGGGAATGGCCCTGCTCCGAATGACCTTCGAGCAGCAACAGGTCATGGAGGCCGTGTACGGGGCCAGCACCGATGCTCCCCTTCTACGCGTCGCCGCACTTCTCGACTACCTGGCCACCCCCAGGCCCGTGGTCGTTAAGGCCGAGGACGGGAGGCGCGTTGTCACCCCCCAACGGAAGCTGGCGATCGAAGGACCGAGCCAGACTGATATCGCTGATTGCCTCGGACTAGGCCGGGCAACGGTGGAGAAGGCTCTTGCCACCCTGCGGCAAGAGGGGGCTCTCAGGTCATCGACCCCTGGGAAGAGGAAAAACCGGTACTACGAGATCGCGGACCTGGATCACCTGAGGCTGATCTCCATGGGGGCAGTGTCCACCAAGATCAGCTGA
- a CDS encoding ankyrin repeat domain-containing protein: MSDHWTPAHHAVEQEDAEALARLLAAGSDPDEVFSNMTLLTHAIDVEGDGSLQSGQPLTVHTTAVLLAFGADPELADPDGRTPMDMANHHGHDLAVKLLQAHISRQAADNR; the protein is encoded by the coding sequence GTGAGCGACCACTGGACACCCGCGCATCACGCGGTCGAGCAGGAGGATGCTGAGGCCTTGGCCCGGTTGCTGGCCGCTGGTTCCGATCCCGATGAGGTCTTCAGCAACATGACGCTGCTGACGCACGCGATCGATGTCGAGGGTGATGGCTCTCTGCAGAGCGGGCAGCCGTTGACTGTGCACACCACGGCCGTGCTGCTTGCCTTCGGGGCTGATCCGGAGCTCGCAGACCCAGACGGCCGCACCCCCATGGACATGGCCAATCACCACGGCCACGACCTGGCCGTGAAACTGCTGCAGGCCCACATCAGCAGACAAGCCGCCGATAACAGATGA
- a CDS encoding IS5 family transposase (programmed frameshift), whose translation MVERLVPDELWELFQRVVPDAPSRPQGGGRRRHGDREVLAAIVFVATSGCTWQQLPAASFGPSGATAHRRFAEWTQARVWAKLHRLVLDELGSRGELDWSRCAIDSVNMRALKRGDLTGPNPVDRGKYGSKIHLITERTGLPLSVGISGANLHDSQALIPLVKGIPPIRSRRGRRRRRPDKLHADKGYDYPHLRRWLRERGIKHRIARKGIETSQRLGRHRWTIERTMSWLAGCRRLHRRYERKAEHFLAFTSIACTLICYRRLVC comes from the exons ATTGTTGAGCGGCTGGTGCCGGACGAATTGTGGGAGTTGTTCCAGCGGGTGGTGCCTGACGCCCCTTCGCGGCCTCAGGGCGGTGGCCGCCGCCGGCATGGCGACCGTGAAGTGCTGGCCGCGATCGTGTTCGTGGCCACGTCGGGCTGCACGTGGCAGCAGTTGCCCGCTGCGTCGTTCGGTCCGTCGGGGGCGACGGCTCACCGCCGTTTTGCCGAGTGGACGCAGGCCAGGGTGTGGGCCAAGCTCCACCGCCTGGTCCTCGACGAGCTCGGCTCCCGCGGCGAGTTGGACTGGTCCCGCTGCGCGATCGACTCGGTGAACATGCGGGCCCTGAAAAG AGGGGACCTGACAGGCCCGAATCCTGTTGATCGGGGCAAGTACGGATCGAAGATCCATTTGATCACCGAGCGGACGGGTCTGCCCCTGTCCGTCGGAATCTCCGGGGCGAACCTGCACGACAGCCAGGCACTGATTCCCCTGGTGAAGGGCATACCACCGATCCGCTCCCGCCGCGGGCGGCGGCGACGCAGGCCGGACAAGCTCCACGCAGACAAGGGCTACGACTATCCTCACCTGCGGCGATGGTTACGAGAGCGCGGCATCAAGCACCGCATCGCCCGCAAGGGGATCGAGACCTCGCAGCGACTCGGCCGCCACCGCTGGACCATCGAGCGCACCATGTCCTGGCTCGCCGGCTGCCGCCGCCTCCACCGCCGCTATGAGCGTAAGGCCGAGCACTTCCTCGCCTTCACGAGCATCGCCTGCACCCTCATCTGTTATCGGCGGCTTGTCTGCTGA
- a CDS encoding TniQ family protein, with translation MTRTDVTARDTAAAVPAQRSVVTARTWLQIPSAAPGVLHVRPLTGEATASYVQRLASAYQLTPPQLLDGVGITLHGHGTLPAAELHLNHNAARHLAALARTPLPHLTRALPHLALLGNAHDTQAAASWKRMEAGQQPVRACTLCIRHRSHGTTDTAWVHRPPHRLMCPRHQQAAPDPRLTSPGQTWTAPELAALHHAHQRLLRHPRASTAWAAARAITTRWYDHQQHLTHRWHPASTSSGRPTPT, from the coding sequence TTGACCCGGACAGACGTCACGGCCCGGGATACGGCCGCAGCCGTCCCCGCGCAGCGCAGTGTCGTCACCGCACGCACATGGCTGCAGATCCCGTCAGCCGCGCCGGGCGTGCTCCACGTACGGCCGCTGACCGGCGAAGCGACCGCCTCATACGTGCAACGGCTTGCCAGCGCCTATCAGCTGACGCCTCCCCAGCTCCTCGACGGCGTCGGCATCACCCTCCACGGTCACGGCACCCTGCCGGCAGCCGAACTCCACCTCAATCACAACGCGGCCCGGCACCTCGCCGCCCTGGCCCGCACCCCACTCCCCCACCTAACACGCGCCCTACCCCACCTCGCCCTGCTGGGCAACGCCCACGACACCCAGGCGGCCGCGTCCTGGAAGCGGATGGAGGCCGGGCAGCAGCCCGTCCGCGCCTGCACTCTGTGCATCCGCCACCGCAGTCACGGCACCACCGACACCGCCTGGGTTCATCGGCCGCCGCACCGGCTGATGTGCCCACGCCACCAGCAAGCCGCCCCCGACCCGCGGCTCACCTCTCCTGGCCAGACCTGGACTGCGCCCGAACTCGCCGCCCTCCACCACGCCCACCAGCGCCTTCTACGCCACCCCCGCGCCAGCACCGCCTGGGCCGCGGCGCGCGCCATCACCACACGCTGGTATGACCACCAGCAACACCTCACCCACCGCTGGCACCCCGCATCAACCAGCTCTGGGCGACCAACCCCCACCTGA
- a CDS encoding ATP-binding protein has protein sequence MTTWDGFQAFATTPVAAPPPPGAPPRSLAERLAYHSRFVTVRTPAIDTLAKNVRTLMILGRHQTVTARPSLIVTGPAGAGKTTALLQVGRACHLAHTRRHGPTAAAGQVPVAYVLVPPAASAKTLATEFARYLGIPIAAGMSQAQITNAVCHTYTTARVQLVMIDEVHRLNPRTTTGAQTADLLKDLTERIGATFVYAGIDVTATPLFTGVRGAQLAGRASLIDCAAFPARLGDQEPFRDLVKAMESALDLRHHRPGTLPQLAPYLHERTAGRIGSLARLIRQAAITALIDGTERITKTTLEAVRLDHLAEQHYRPRNRSTSTP, from the coding sequence GTGACCACCTGGGACGGTTTCCAAGCCTTCGCCACCACCCCCGTGGCAGCCCCTCCCCCGCCCGGCGCGCCGCCCCGCAGCCTCGCCGAACGCCTCGCCTACCACTCGCGGTTCGTCACCGTGCGCACCCCGGCCATCGACACCCTCGCCAAAAACGTGCGTACCCTGATGATCCTCGGCCGCCACCAGACGGTCACCGCACGGCCGTCCCTGATCGTCACGGGCCCCGCCGGCGCGGGGAAAACCACCGCGCTGCTCCAGGTCGGACGCGCCTGCCACCTCGCCCACACCCGCCGCCACGGCCCCACGGCAGCAGCCGGGCAGGTGCCCGTCGCCTACGTCCTGGTCCCGCCCGCCGCCAGCGCCAAGACACTGGCCACCGAGTTCGCCCGCTACCTCGGCATCCCCATCGCCGCCGGCATGTCCCAGGCTCAGATCACCAACGCCGTCTGCCACACCTACACCACCGCCCGGGTGCAACTGGTGATGATCGACGAGGTCCACCGGCTCAACCCCCGCACCACCACCGGCGCCCAGACCGCGGACCTGCTCAAAGACCTCACCGAACGCATCGGCGCCACCTTCGTCTACGCCGGCATCGACGTCACCGCCACACCCCTGTTCACCGGAGTACGCGGCGCGCAGCTCGCCGGACGCGCCTCCCTCATCGACTGCGCCGCCTTCCCCGCCCGCCTCGGCGACCAAGAGCCCTTCCGCGACCTCGTCAAAGCCATGGAGAGCGCACTCGACCTGCGCCACCACCGGCCCGGAACCCTCCCCCAGCTGGCCCCCTACCTCCATGAGCGAACCGCCGGCCGCATCGGCAGCCTCGCCCGCCTCATCCGCCAGGCCGCCATCACCGCCCTCATCGACGGCACCGAACGCATCACCAAAACCACCCTCGAAGCAGTCCGCCTCGACCACCTCGCCGAACAGCACTACCGACCCCGAAACCGCAGTACCAGCACCCCTTGA
- a CDS encoding RNA polymerase sigma factor — MTQSVESSGSFPARRSKIPSLRQAITRKREQTRDEAKAEVLRRLHDRRAHWYGVIRKKAPEHFVEDLYGQASVRITAFIEKNDPRTIKDIDGYIARTCINCAIDQLRRSKAEAEALVRHGAPAETVHDDDAVVASERYLLVRKVMAEVLTERQHMAYVLRHVTKLNSPEIGELLGISHALARKELSAAQKALDKEEVKQRLRDLLHEQR, encoded by the coding sequence GTGACCCAGTCGGTTGAGAGTTCGGGCTCGTTCCCGGCGAGGCGGAGCAAGATTCCCAGCCTGCGCCAAGCGATCACCCGCAAGCGCGAGCAGACCAGGGACGAGGCCAAGGCCGAGGTGCTGCGGCGCCTCCACGATCGCCGTGCCCACTGGTACGGCGTCATCAGGAAGAAGGCGCCGGAACACTTCGTCGAGGACCTCTACGGACAGGCCTCCGTGCGAATAACGGCGTTCATCGAGAAGAACGACCCGCGCACCATCAAGGACATCGACGGCTATATCGCGCGCACCTGCATCAACTGCGCCATCGACCAACTGCGCCGCTCCAAGGCTGAGGCCGAAGCGCTCGTCCGGCACGGCGCCCCCGCCGAGACCGTGCACGACGACGATGCGGTGGTCGCAAGCGAGCGCTACCTCCTCGTCCGCAAGGTCATGGCCGAGGTCCTGACCGAGCGCCAGCACATGGCCTACGTGCTGCGCCACGTCACGAAGCTCAATTCCCCGGAGATCGGCGAGCTGCTGGGCATCAGCCACGCGCTCGCCCGCAAGGAGCTCTCAGCGGCCCAGAAGGCCCTCGACAAGGAGGAGGTGAAGCAACGTCTGCGCGATCTTCTGCACGAACAGCGGTAG
- a CDS encoding helicase associated domain-containing protein, translating into MSAAGALPEERREQLEDIDPSWCPAWPVEWQRAFHLTRQHPDAGGELPMSPGVVVHQGEDLGRWVRSVRLGWDKLTTVQQWMCEHILGIQPATEDEKPKPRRTQADKWAMNYAAAKQYYQREGHLRVPRKHIERIIVASGDDGRDGDNGANQEERQIRLGAWISNQRSRAATLSPERIEQLSAIGMRWS; encoded by the coding sequence TTGTCGGCGGCCGGGGCGCTGCCGGAGGAGCGGCGCGAGCAACTGGAGGACATCGACCCGTCGTGGTGCCCGGCCTGGCCGGTGGAATGGCAGCGCGCCTTCCACCTCACCCGGCAGCACCCGGACGCCGGCGGCGAGCTGCCCATGTCGCCGGGCGTCGTCGTGCACCAGGGCGAAGACCTCGGCCGGTGGGTACGCTCCGTCCGCCTCGGCTGGGACAAACTCACCACCGTGCAGCAGTGGATGTGCGAACACATCCTCGGCATCCAACCCGCCACCGAGGACGAGAAACCCAAGCCACGCCGTACGCAGGCGGATAAGTGGGCGATGAACTACGCGGCCGCCAAACAGTACTACCAGCGTGAAGGGCACCTCCGCGTACCCCGCAAACACATCGAACGAATCATCGTCGCCAGCGGAGACGACGGCCGCGACGGCGACAACGGCGCGAACCAGGAAGAACGGCAAATCCGGCTCGGGGCATGGATCAGCAACCAACGCAGCAGGGCCGCCACGCTGTCGCCGGAGCGGATCGAGCAGCTCTCCGCCATCGGAATGCGCTGGTCGTAG